From a region of the Trueperaceae bacterium genome:
- the rbsK gene encoding ribokinase, with protein sequence MEEPDTSRRTPRVCVVGSANTDLIARIERVPEPGETIMGTEFRIGFGGKGANQAVMAARLGAHVVAVVKLGRDQFGDSTVRNFEEQGIDISHVSLVDGVSSGVAPIMVEEESGQNRIVVIPGANATLSPADVRAAAEDVRNCDVLICQLETPLAATVEAFRIAREGGAMTVLNPAPAAPLGEEVLALTDVLVPNESEAEALTGMPVGSVAEALSAARSLREKGPINVVVTLGERGAVGIDRDGEELRVEAEPVRAVDSTGAGDAFVGSLAYFLATGFGLRAATERACRIATRTVLAHGTQSSFPSREELDDFS encoded by the coding sequence ATGGAGGAACCGGATACCAGCCGGCGAACGCCGAGGGTTTGCGTGGTCGGGTCGGCCAATACCGACCTCATCGCGCGGATCGAGCGTGTGCCCGAGCCGGGTGAGACGATCATGGGCACGGAGTTCCGGATCGGATTCGGCGGCAAGGGCGCGAATCAGGCGGTGATGGCGGCGAGGCTGGGGGCACACGTCGTCGCCGTCGTGAAACTCGGCCGCGACCAGTTCGGCGATAGCACGGTTCGCAACTTCGAGGAGCAGGGGATCGACATCTCCCACGTCAGCCTCGTGGATGGAGTGTCGTCGGGCGTGGCGCCGATCATGGTCGAGGAGGAGAGCGGCCAGAACCGGATCGTCGTCATACCCGGAGCCAACGCCACGCTCTCGCCGGCCGATGTTCGAGCCGCGGCTGAAGACGTCAGGAACTGTGACGTCCTCATCTGCCAGCTGGAGACGCCGCTGGCCGCCACCGTCGAGGCGTTCAGGATCGCGCGCGAGGGCGGTGCGATGACAGTCCTGAATCCCGCACCGGCCGCTCCGCTGGGCGAAGAGGTCCTTGCTCTGACCGACGTGCTCGTGCCGAACGAGTCGGAAGCCGAGGCCCTCACCGGCATGCCCGTAGGTAGCGTCGCGGAGGCGCTATCAGCAGCGCGCTCTCTGCGGGAGAAGGGACCGATCAACGTGGTCGTGACCCTGGGCGAACGGGGAGCGGTAGGGATCGACCGTGACGGCGAGGAGCTCCGCGTCGAGGCCGAGCCTGTCCGGGCCGTGGACAGCACCGGTGCGGGAGACGCCTTCGTCGGGTCGCTCGCCTACTTCCTCGCCACCGGGTTCGGCTTGCGCGCGGCCACCGAGCGTGCCTGCCGCATCGCTACTCGGACCGTCCTGGCGCATGGGACGCAGAGTTCATTCCCGAGCCGGGAGGAGCTGGACGACTTCTCCTAA
- a CDS encoding SprT-like domain-containing protein: protein MHLAAASDLARELMDVNGLSAWDFAFDRARRRLGACWPTRQRITLSRQFVELNDEALVRDVILHEIAHALTPGDGHGPRFKRKARELGCNPAACVSEAAFNAAPPRFILECPHCGRTWPRYRRPSARLVCRSCQLELRDRVGELRVGRAA from the coding sequence GTGCACCTCGCCGCCGCCAGCGATCTGGCCCGGGAGCTGATGGACGTGAACGGTCTCTCGGCCTGGGATTTCGCCTTCGATAGAGCCAGGAGGCGCCTTGGCGCCTGTTGGCCCACCCGTCAACGGATCACCCTTTCCCGGCAATTCGTCGAGCTCAACGACGAAGCGCTGGTGCGGGACGTGATCCTCCACGAGATAGCCCACGCCCTCACTCCCGGGGACGGTCACGGGCCCCGCTTCAAGCGGAAGGCCCGGGAGCTGGGTTGCAATCCCGCCGCCTGCGTCTCGGAAGCGGCGTTCAACGCCGCTCCGCCCCGCTTCATCCTCGAGTGCCCCCACTGCGGCCGGACCTGGCCTCGCTACAGGCGGCCCTCGGCCCGCCTCGTTTGCCGTTCCTGCCAGCTGGAGTTGCGGGACCGGGTCGGTGAACTCAGGGTCGGAAGAGCGGCCTGA
- a CDS encoding family 1 glycosylhydrolase, whose protein sequence is EDEGGWVERETALAFANYADLVTARLGDRVQAWATLNEPWCSAYLGYTSGEHAPGRRDRRAGLQASHNLLLAHGLALPLMRRNAPSAQHGIVLNLNPAYPASDSEADRAAAKRYDGFFNRWYLDPLLRGRYPADVWEGYGSDVPKVEEDDLKTVSAPLDFLGVNFYSRSLLAKGSGDWPAVEFRPPGNPVTAMGWEVYPAALTELLLRLQRDYSVPELYITENGAAYPDRLVGGKVDDRERIAYLDGHIRAVEQALAAGVPVKGYFAWSLLDNFEWAHGFEKRFGLVHVDYVSQERTLKESAKWYGRRVSSGAPEPVG, encoded by the coding sequence GAGGATGAGGGCGGCTGGGTCGAGCGCGAAACCGCGCTAGCCTTCGCCAACTACGCCGACCTCGTCACCGCCCGGCTTGGCGACCGGGTCCAGGCCTGGGCCACGCTGAACGAACCGTGGTGCAGCGCTTACCTCGGCTACACCAGTGGCGAGCATGCTCCGGGCAGACGCGACCGCAGGGCCGGTCTCCAGGCCTCCCACAATCTGCTGCTCGCTCACGGCCTTGCTCTGCCCCTGATGCGCCGCAATGCCCCTTCTGCCCAGCACGGCATCGTCCTCAACCTCAATCCGGCCTACCCGGCAAGCGACAGCGAGGCCGACAGAGCGGCGGCGAAGCGTTACGACGGTTTCTTCAACCGCTGGTACCTGGACCCGCTTCTGCGGGGCCGCTATCCGGCGGACGTCTGGGAGGGCTACGGCAGCGACGTACCGAAGGTCGAGGAGGACGATCTGAAGACGGTCTCGGCGCCGCTCGACTTCCTCGGGGTGAACTTCTACAGCCGCTCGCTACTCGCGAAGGGGAGCGGTGACTGGCCAGCGGTCGAGTTCCGCCCACCCGGCAATCCGGTTACCGCGATGGGCTGGGAGGTCTACCCGGCGGCGCTGACCGAACTGCTCCTCCGCCTCCAACGCGACTACAGCGTGCCGGAACTCTACATAACCGAGAATGGGGCCGCCTACCCGGACCGGCTCGTAGGCGGGAAGGTCGATGACCGGGAGCGGATCGCCTACCTCGACGGGCACATCCGTGCCGTCGAGCAGGCGCTTGCAGCCGGAGTCCCGGTGAAGGGGTACTTCGCCTGGAGCCTGCTCGACAACTTCGAGTGGGCCCACGGCTTCGAGAAGCGCTTCGGCCTCGTGCATGTCGATTACGTATCGCAGGAGCGAACCCTGAAGGAGAGCGCGAAGTGGTACGGGCGGAGGGTCAGCAGCGGGGCCCCGGAACCTGTCGGCTAG
- a CDS encoding ABC transporter substrate-binding protein translates to MLKGMAATFAGIILGGTNVGFAQNRRIRLAFCSQLLCVVPYEFTQAKGFFADEGLDVELVYTRGGSAALQALVGGAVEYAATSFDAALQAYSNGAEIRRFATTGRLPLFALATAPDQAQAINEIEDLAGKTVGVSALGNGDHVLMLYLLERAGVDPSSIRFATLGVNLYDALRLGQVDAGWVQEPSLTLIREAGGEVLFNAMNIEQAQEFLGGAYAFMGVSVRAEDMEERLAEMQALGRALGNGLRALKEARPEEIVASLPTELIAGGDTAQLEQILAEHVDSLYPDNVAIDVEAAARVVESQRTAGVLEQEIDLDRLLATEVLSGTGG, encoded by the coding sequence GTGCTCAAGGGGATGGCCGCGACCTTCGCAGGCATCATCCTGGGCGGAACGAACGTCGGCTTCGCGCAGAACAGGCGGATAAGGCTGGCCTTCTGCAGCCAACTCCTCTGCGTGGTTCCATACGAATTCACTCAGGCCAAGGGGTTCTTCGCCGACGAGGGCCTCGACGTCGAGCTCGTATACACCCGCGGTGGAAGCGCAGCGCTCCAGGCCCTCGTGGGCGGAGCCGTCGAATACGCCGCCACATCGTTCGACGCGGCGCTGCAGGCGTACAGCAACGGGGCCGAGATCCGCAGGTTCGCGACGACCGGCAGGCTGCCCCTGTTCGCACTGGCCACGGCACCCGACCAGGCGCAAGCGATAAACGAGATCGAAGACCTGGCCGGTAAGACCGTGGGCGTCTCGGCCCTCGGCAACGGCGACCATGTGCTGATGCTCTACCTGCTGGAGCGGGCTGGCGTCGACCCCTCCTCGATCCGCTTCGCCACCCTGGGCGTCAACCTCTACGACGCCCTCCGGCTCGGTCAGGTGGACGCCGGCTGGGTGCAGGAACCCTCGCTCACGCTCATCCGCGAAGCCGGCGGGGAAGTCCTCTTCAACGCCATGAACATCGAGCAGGCTCAGGAGTTCCTGGGCGGCGCCTACGCCTTCATGGGAGTGTCGGTCAGGGCAGAAGATATGGAGGAGCGGCTGGCAGAGATGCAGGCCCTGGGACGCGCCCTCGGCAACGGGCTGCGTGCCCTCAAGGAGGCGCGGCCGGAGGAGATCGTCGCTTCCCTGCCCACCGAGCTCATCGCCGGTGGTGACACCGCGCAGCTCGAACAGATCCTCGCCGAGCATGTCGACTCCCTCTACCCCGACAACGTCGCCATCGACGTGGAGGCGGCGGCCCGGGTGGTCGAGTCGCAGCGGACGGCGGGAGTGCTGGAGCAGGAGATAGACCTCGATCGCCTGCTGGCGACGGAAGTGTTGAGTGGCACCGGTGGCTGA
- a CDS encoding PAS domain S-box protein, giving the protein MLTGGGEGETGVTERQERLEALLAAVCHNTSSALFVQDENKVCIYMNPAAERLTGYSLEEVRDRPLHYLLHHSRPDGTPYPIEECPIDRALTENRRTEGEEVFVRKDGSFYHVEFATSPLRGDGGVGGNLVEVHDISRRKQNEVRERFLVELNSALQTIDDPDSTVATAARMLGKFLRADRCTYVEVEEDEDQFRVLGDYVRGDTPHMVGRYAISDFGEAALKLLRSNMPFVVEDVRADERVTRDDQEVYEKIGARSLIFVPMHKEGRLVAGLSVQQRSARQWRDRDAELVLTVANRCWEALERSRVARDLRESEERLRGALSIDTVGVIFWGEDGEIRDTNEAFQRMSGRSRDEVLGLTWRELTPPEFAEVSLRAWRQVNEVGEMTPYEKRYYRKDGSTWWGLFAARKLNESEVVEYVLDVSERKEAEEEVKQLNAQLEQRVAERTAKLEEANRELEAFSYSVSHDLRAPLRGISGFSKALLEDYGEQLDDGARAFARRIKSGAERMNMLIDDMLAFSRTSRMDVRRSRVDMSGLAIQVADELRRARPEQQVELDIEPGLVAQGDRRQLRIVLDNLLGNAWKFTRGRQPSHIEFGALEAEDGAATFFVRDNGTGFSMNYAEKLFVPFQRLHGSEFEGSGVGLATVQHVVQKHGGRVWAQSEPGQGATFYFTLPHSA; this is encoded by the coding sequence ATGCTGACAGGCGGGGGCGAGGGCGAGACAGGTGTGACAGAACGCCAGGAACGACTTGAAGCGCTACTGGCGGCGGTCTGTCACAACACCAGTTCAGCACTGTTCGTCCAGGACGAGAACAAGGTCTGCATCTACATGAACCCGGCCGCTGAAAGGCTTACCGGGTACTCGCTGGAGGAGGTCCGCGACCGGCCCCTCCACTACCTGCTGCACCACAGTAGACCGGACGGCACTCCATATCCGATCGAGGAGTGTCCCATCGACCGCGCCCTGACGGAGAACAGGCGAACCGAGGGCGAGGAGGTGTTCGTCCGCAAGGACGGCAGCTTCTACCACGTCGAGTTCGCCACCAGTCCGCTGCGTGGCGACGGAGGCGTCGGCGGGAACCTCGTGGAGGTGCACGACATCTCGCGGCGGAAGCAGAACGAGGTGCGTGAGCGGTTCCTGGTCGAACTCAATTCGGCTCTGCAGACGATCGACGATCCCGACAGCACGGTGGCCACCGCGGCGCGGATGCTCGGTAAATTCCTCAGAGCCGACCGCTGCACCTATGTCGAGGTCGAGGAGGACGAGGACCAGTTCAGGGTGCTGGGTGACTACGTGCGGGGCGACACGCCTCACATGGTGGGACGCTACGCCATCAGCGACTTCGGGGAGGCGGCGCTGAAGCTGCTGCGGAGCAACATGCCGTTCGTAGTAGAGGACGTGCGAGCCGACGAGCGCGTGACCAGGGACGACCAGGAGGTGTACGAGAAGATCGGGGCCAGGTCGCTCATCTTCGTCCCCATGCACAAGGAGGGCCGGTTGGTGGCGGGCTTGTCGGTCCAGCAGAGGTCGGCCCGTCAGTGGCGAGACCGCGACGCCGAACTCGTCCTTACCGTTGCCAACCGGTGCTGGGAGGCGCTCGAGCGAAGCCGGGTGGCGCGGGACCTGCGCGAGAGCGAGGAGCGGCTTCGCGGAGCGCTGAGCATCGACACGGTGGGCGTCATCTTCTGGGGCGAGGATGGCGAGATCCGCGATACCAACGAGGCGTTCCAGAGGATGAGCGGACGCAGCCGGGACGAAGTGCTGGGGCTCACCTGGCGCGAACTCACCCCGCCGGAGTTCGCAGAGGTTTCGCTCAGGGCCTGGCGCCAGGTGAACGAGGTCGGCGAGATGACCCCGTACGAGAAGCGCTACTACCGGAAGGACGGTTCCACCTGGTGGGGCCTGTTCGCCGCCCGGAAACTGAACGAGTCCGAGGTGGTCGAGTACGTCCTCGACGTGTCCGAACGCAAGGAGGCCGAAGAGGAGGTGAAGCAGCTCAACGCTCAGCTCGAGCAGCGCGTGGCCGAGCGTACCGCCAAGCTGGAGGAGGCGAACCGGGAGCTGGAGGCGTTCAGCTACTCGGTCTCGCACGACCTGCGGGCGCCGCTGCGTGGCATCAGCGGCTTCAGCAAGGCGCTGCTCGAGGATTACGGCGAACAGCTCGACGATGGGGCGCGCGCCTTCGCCAGGCGGATAAAGTCTGGCGCCGAGCGCATGAACATGCTGATAGACGACATGCTCGCCTTCTCGCGGACCTCGAGGATGGACGTGCGGAGGAGCCGTGTCGACATGAGCGGTCTCGCCATCCAGGTAGCCGACGAGCTGCGCAGGGCCAGGCCGGAGCAGCAAGTGGAGCTCGACATCGAGCCCGGTCTGGTCGCTCAGGGCGACAGGAGGCAGCTGAGGATCGTCCTCGACAACCTGCTGGGCAACGCCTGGAAGTTCACTCGGGGCCGGCAACCGTCCCACATCGAGTTCGGCGCCCTAGAAGCGGAGGATGGCGCCGCGACCTTCTTCGTACGGGACAACGGCACCGGCTTCTCGATGAATTACGCGGAGAAGCTCTTCGTACCGTTCCAGCGACTACACGGTAGCGAGTTCGAAGGCAGCGGAGTTGGCCTGGCGACCGTCCAGCATGTCGTGCAGAAGCATGGCGGACGCGTCTGGGCTCAGTCGGAACCGGGCCAGGGAGCCACCTTCTACTTCACCCTTCCCCACAGCGCCTGA
- a CDS encoding S8 family serine peptidase: protein MKLMKPLLALVVISVALTGCQLLIPDTDRPGLIVGTVDMPGELDEQVQLRATGYWQLESDAPWLRATPTSGFGDATVHLSVDPSALEPGSYSAMLSVTPYGGSREYLRVIFSFPRLRGSIVPGPAPASRNLSTLSTAAIPTGAGRLLVGLQPTQNGAGTASASERRAMAADIAAQGGARLRSILPLGNVALVEASNMRGAAERLARDPRVSYVEPDQELELLTSDPLWDSQWAPQKLNAEEAWTTADGTDIRIAILDNGLYPGHPDLDGKVVSFRNLVDDPTSNCGTHGTHVAGIAAAETDNGTGVAGIAPAAGLVLYNVGFESNGACVVSTFTAAEAIDLIVASSEAEVINMSFGGPYTSTTLEDAIERAYAAGITMVASAGNDPAGPVLYPAAHPEVIAVSATNVYDDRASYSAYGPEIFVSAPGGDGYAQIWSTAHDGTSYGYQQMSGTSMASPAVAAAAALVLSVDRTLSPFQVSAILAETSVDLGSPGRDDEFGYGRIDAAAAVRAAADPSAYPRWFKLRSPSGDFPVPAEEQFVAGYVAPGMLLEVGSDDNGNGDLRDSGEYYDSLMVQDPFGSEYYVAEFYVEQQP from the coding sequence ATGAAACTGATGAAGCCCCTGCTTGCCCTCGTCGTCATCTCTGTGGCCCTGACGGGCTGCCAGTTACTCATCCCCGACACCGACAGGCCCGGGCTGATCGTCGGGACGGTCGACATGCCAGGCGAACTGGACGAGCAGGTGCAGCTGCGAGCCACCGGTTACTGGCAGCTCGAGAGCGACGCGCCCTGGCTGCGGGCCACGCCCACCAGTGGATTCGGCGATGCGACCGTTCATCTTTCGGTAGACCCCTCGGCCCTCGAGCCGGGGTCGTACTCTGCCATGCTTTCCGTAACCCCGTACGGTGGTTCCAGGGAGTACCTGCGAGTCATCTTCTCGTTTCCAAGGCTCCGGGGATCGATCGTGCCGGGTCCGGCGCCCGCCAGCCGGAACCTCTCTACCCTCTCGACCGCTGCGATCCCTACAGGAGCGGGCCGGCTCCTGGTGGGCCTGCAGCCCACACAGAACGGAGCCGGTACCGCCAGCGCCAGTGAACGCCGCGCCATGGCCGCAGACATCGCCGCCCAGGGAGGCGCTCGGTTGCGATCGATCTTGCCTCTGGGCAACGTGGCTCTCGTCGAAGCCTCGAACATGCGAGGAGCTGCGGAGAGGCTGGCGAGAGACCCGCGCGTCAGCTATGTGGAGCCGGACCAGGAACTCGAGCTCCTCACCAGCGATCCGCTCTGGGATAGTCAATGGGCCCCGCAGAAGTTGAACGCAGAGGAGGCCTGGACGACCGCCGACGGTACAGATATCCGCATCGCCATCCTCGACAACGGGCTCTACCCTGGGCATCCGGACCTCGACGGCAAGGTCGTCAGCTTCCGGAACCTCGTCGACGACCCGACCAGCAACTGCGGCACTCACGGAACCCACGTCGCAGGCATCGCAGCAGCGGAGACCGACAACGGTACCGGCGTCGCCGGGATCGCCCCAGCAGCAGGTCTGGTGCTCTACAACGTCGGGTTCGAGAGCAACGGGGCGTGCGTGGTGAGCACCTTCACGGCGGCGGAGGCGATCGACCTGATCGTGGCCAGCTCCGAGGCCGAAGTGATCAACATGAGTTTCGGCGGTCCCTACACCAGCACGACTCTCGAGGACGCCATCGAAAGGGCCTACGCCGCGGGCATCACCATGGTGGCTTCGGCAGGCAACGATCCGGCCGGGCCGGTGCTCTACCCGGCCGCTCACCCCGAGGTGATCGCTGTCTCGGCGACCAACGTCTACGACGACCGCGCGTCGTACAGCGCCTACGGTCCTGAGATATTCGTCAGCGCCCCAGGGGGCGACGGTTACGCTCAGATCTGGAGCACAGCTCACGACGGCACCTCCTACGGCTACCAGCAGATGAGCGGGACGAGCATGGCCAGTCCGGCGGTCGCGGCGGCCGCCGCGCTGGTACTCTCCGTCGACCGCACACTGTCGCCGTTCCAGGTGAGCGCGATCCTCGCCGAAACCAGCGTCGACCTCGGCTCTCCCGGGCGCGATGACGAGTTCGGCTATGGACGCATCGACGCTGCTGCCGCCGTCCGAGCTGCGGCCGACCCCTCCGCCTATCCCCGCTGGTTCAAGCTCAGGTCCCCGTCAGGCGATTTCCCGGTTCCTGCCGAGGAACAGTTCGTAGCCGGCTACGTCGCACCGGGGATGCTGCTCGAAGTGGGGTCTGACGACAACGGTAACGGCGATCTCCGGGACTCCGGTGAGTATTACGACAGCTTGATGGTCCAAGACCCGTTCGGAAGCGAGTATTACGTCGCAGAGTTCTACGTCGAGCAGCAGCCTTAG
- a CDS encoding ABC transporter ATP-binding protein: protein MAEAMLEVRDLELGYGGEPVLEGVDLTIGTGEFASLVGPSGSGKSSVLRAITGLQRPEAGEIDLGVDREHLGILFQDDALLPWRTVRQNVALGLKMRGASRTAAAERADTWLERLGLAGLGDRFPRQLSGGQRKRVALAQVLALQPRLLLMDEPFASLDAIVRRRITQDLLEWVERERLTVLLVTHDLEEAVSLSDTVHLLSRGPRAQIRDSIDVPIPRPRDLVEVRTHPAYAPLLRRLWNGLADEVEPGTQKTGLVEA, encoded by the coding sequence GTGGCTGAAGCGATGTTGGAAGTTCGTGATCTCGAACTGGGCTACGGCGGGGAGCCCGTCCTCGAGGGCGTCGACCTGACGATCGGCACCGGCGAGTTCGCAAGCCTCGTGGGCCCGTCGGGCTCGGGCAAGAGCTCCGTGCTCCGCGCCATCACCGGACTGCAGCGGCCCGAGGCCGGGGAGATCGACCTGGGCGTCGACCGTGAACACCTGGGCATCCTGTTCCAGGACGATGCGCTGCTGCCTTGGCGCACCGTTCGCCAGAACGTGGCTCTGGGACTGAAGATGAGGGGCGCCTCGAGAACCGCCGCCGCCGAGCGGGCCGATACCTGGCTCGAGCGCCTCGGCCTGGCCGGTCTGGGCGACAGGTTCCCGCGTCAGCTCTCGGGCGGTCAGCGCAAGCGCGTCGCGCTTGCTCAGGTGCTGGCTCTCCAGCCCCGGCTGCTGTTGATGGACGAGCCGTTCGCTTCGCTCGACGCGATCGTCAGGCGCCGCATCACCCAGGACCTGCTCGAGTGGGTCGAACGCGAGCGACTCACGGTGCTGCTCGTCACCCACGACCTCGAAGAGGCCGTGAGCCTCTCCGACACCGTGCACCTGCTCTCGCGCGGCCCTCGCGCTCAGATCCGCGACAGCATCGACGTACCGATCCCGCGGCCGAGGGACCTGGTCGAAGTGCGCACCCACCCCGCCTACGCTCCCCTCCTGCGCAGACTCTGGAACGGTTTGGCGGACGAGGTCGAACCGGGGACCCAGAAGACCGGACTGGTGGAAGCATGA
- a CDS encoding ABC transporter permease, whose protein sequence is MRAGTITGTSKRTKLARRLGATLLLLAIWEVLSRTGVFDPFYMPAPTRVFATLGELFADGSIWSHLQATFTAALGGLLVGLIVGALLGFLAALVPILSELLEPVMILLNAIPRVILAPLFIIWLGIGIGSKIALAFVLVAVLTFFAVYNGIREVDVRLVERVRTLGGNWWDLVREVYLPSVTSWVLGNLRVAVGLAFTGAVVGEFVASFRGLGYLLSFAQSQFNAPLTIALIVLIMTFVLILFALAGLIERRLLAWRYR, encoded by the coding sequence ATGAGGGCCGGCACCATCACGGGAACCAGCAAGCGAACCAAGCTGGCCCGGCGCCTCGGCGCCACCCTCCTGCTGCTCGCCATCTGGGAAGTGCTCTCACGCACCGGCGTATTCGATCCGTTCTACATGCCGGCGCCCACGCGTGTCTTCGCCACACTCGGCGAACTCTTCGCCGACGGCAGCATCTGGTCACACCTGCAGGCGACCTTCACGGCCGCGCTGGGCGGACTCCTCGTGGGACTGATAGTGGGGGCGTTGTTGGGATTCCTGGCGGCGCTGGTGCCGATCCTCTCCGAACTGCTCGAGCCGGTGATGATCCTGCTCAACGCGATCCCCAGGGTGATCCTCGCCCCGCTCTTCATCATCTGGCTGGGCATCGGGATCGGGTCGAAGATCGCTCTTGCCTTCGTGCTGGTCGCCGTGCTCACCTTCTTCGCCGTCTACAACGGAATCCGCGAGGTGGATGTGCGGCTCGTCGAGCGGGTACGGACGCTGGGCGGCAACTGGTGGGACCTGGTGCGGGAGGTCTATCTTCCCTCGGTCACCTCCTGGGTGCTGGGCAACCTGCGGGTAGCGGTCGGTCTCGCCTTCACAGGCGCCGTGGTGGGTGAGTTCGTGGCCTCGTTCCGAGGCCTCGGCTACCTGCTCTCCTTCGCCCAGAGCCAGTTCAACGCGCCCCTCACGATCGCCCTGATCGTGCTCATCATGACGTTCGTCCTGATACTGTTCGCTCTTGCCGGTCTCATCGAACGACGACTGCTCGCCTGGAGGTATAGATGA
- a CDS encoding SaoD/DsrE family protein, translating to MKVAYVFSTSGHTASYKLGKMILPQLEEDRHGAEVVGMFFFDDNTFVLREGDPLGERLAEVARDKGIMLMMCDQCAEERGFAKRNSDGSWQVTGAVDGVRVGCFPDLYGALAGNPPDQVITL from the coding sequence ATGAAGGTCGCCTACGTATTCAGCACGTCCGGACATACCGCCAGCTACAAACTGGGCAAGATGATCCTGCCTCAACTCGAGGAGGATCGTCATGGCGCCGAGGTGGTGGGGATGTTCTTCTTCGACGACAACACATTCGTGCTTCGTGAGGGCGACCCGTTGGGCGAGCGGCTCGCGGAAGTCGCTCGCGACAAGGGAATCATGCTGATGATGTGCGACCAGTGTGCCGAGGAACGCGGCTTCGCCAAGCGCAACTCCGACGGCAGCTGGCAGGTCACCGGGGCGGTTGACGGCGTGAGAGTCGGCTGCTTCCCGGATCTCTACGGCGCGCTCGCCGGCAACCCCCCGGACCAGGTGATAACCCTCTAG